Genomic DNA from Podospora pseudoanserina strain CBS 124.78 chromosome 4, whole genome shotgun sequence:
TTTTTGTGTATCCAAATCCACGCTATGCTAGATTCCAAGATTTGTACAGAGATttcccgccccccctcccccgctaTCTTCTCTCCTTTCTCGCGATATCGGCCCAGCTTTGATGTGTTGGCATCGAAGGCACCTTGAACATCGAAGACCTGTGGCCCTCAAGATGCGCGTGCGCCGCCCGCGGCGATGAGAGAGCCGAACTGCTGGGGTGAGGGCTACCCATGCTCGCGGTAGCAGCAATATTGGAGCTGGCAACACTGGCACTGTCCAGGATGCTATTCCTCCTGGTACTAACACTCTCCCTCCGCACCATACCAGTGATACCAAGACCATACCTCATTTCTACTGTTTGGTCCTCTTCCGAGCCACCATGGTCAACATGCTCGTATGACTCTGCGGTGTGCGAGTTCTTTCTCTCCTGATTCAGGGCCGGAGTACCGATGGCTGGGGTTCCTGCAGCACTCGTCTCGGCGAGTGAATGCTTGGAGCTTTCGAGGCGACTGAAGACCGAACTGTTCATGCTGTATGTTGTGCTGTCTGTCGATGACGGGTCacggttgaggatgggggttcCGGCACGGATGGGTGTGGCAGGGTTGACAGGCTGGGGTAGACGAGAGCCAGAATTCCGAGAACGAAGGGTGTAGCCTGCAAGGTCTGGGTTCGGACTACCGGGAGTGGCCGCGCCAGGCAAAGGTGTGTTTGCGAGGCGATTCATCGAATCACGACGGGGTATCATGGTGGGATTGAGAGAATCTCGTCGGGGCAGTAGATGAGGAGACATTTCCTTTGGGACAGCGGCAGCTACCAAATGGGGAGATGCAGGCTTGGAAGAGACGGCGCCTGCGGCCGTCTGCGAGTAGGTGAGCTTGGATCCAGGGACAGCAGTTGGTGCTGCAAGCTTTGTCTGCGTTTTAACCGGAGGCGACAAAGGTGCTGCAGGATCATTGGGAATGGGATGTGTACGTGGTCGCATTCGCATCATGAGGCCACCGTGAGCTGGATCTGAGGCAGgtcgggggagggttggtcGCGGTTGGCGTTTGTACGTTTGCTGGAATTCTGCAAGTTGTGCTGTGAGGCGCTTGCATTCACTTTGTTCCTTCTTGAGAAGATCCTGGAGCCGGGCAACGTTCTCGGCCTGGGCGTTTCGCTCTTTCAGAATCCGGGACTCGTAGGTATCGTCCTTGGCCTCCAGAACCTCCAAGCGCTTGGCCATATTCATGTGATCAGCTTTCAGGCGATCGCGTTCGTCAACAAGAGCCCtgatcttggtgttgatCCGATCAGTCACAAAGCGGGCACTCTTCTTGCAGCAATGCGAATGGTAGACTTGTTCCACGCCGCCCAGGTCAATAAGTTCAGCATCCACCTGGAAAATGGATGGTCGGCGTTCGGCATCGAGATGGAGCATTTGTGACACCAAGTGCAGAGTGTGCTTTGGTGCAAAGGTGAAGGCGTTGACATCTTGGACCTCCTGAGTCGCCAGAGCCAAACGTTCCAGTCTGGGAAGGTAGGCGTTGATCTTGTCATCGCGACCTCGAAGCGTTAGATCAGCAATAATTTCGTCAAAATCAGCCAGGTCCCCTCCATGGATAACGGTGGCGATGTTCAGCAAGACAAGGCCGAGCGAGTAAACTTCAGCCGCCTGCATGGACCAGTCGCACTGCACTTGGTTGAGTTCAGGGGCTCTCCATTTTGGGGTTCCGGCAGGTCCTCGCGTCATTGTGTGATCTCGTTCGCCCACATCTTTTGCGATACCAAAGTCGGCGATGTAGACACGTCCGGGGTTCAACAGGATGTTGGAAGGTTTTAGGTCGAGGTGGCGGATCTTTTCCTGGTGGCAGTATGCGACGGCTCGCGCAACGCATCCCATCGCTTGTTGTAGGTATTTCAGAGGGCATGTTCCTGTGTTTGGCTGGCTTCTCTTATCCACC
This window encodes:
- a CDS encoding hypothetical protein (COG:T; EggNog:ENOG503P0ZD) gives rise to the protein MGDSGNGWQTVMPTTHSSIQRLSRDAWAELEACERQILNEWERTHTHWSGIGKHTPLDDHAEAKRLHTRFKLANDTPLGTGSFGVVQKVVYANNGRTICLARKQVRPPHRRFPISLLREEASVMEKLDHDHIVKLVGTYCISSNLYLLLWPVAVCNLDCLFNDIDHLKSGEGDREDIIKRLHTLDLHNLSAVDKRSQPNTGTCPLKYLQQAMGCVARAVAYCHQEKIRHLDLKPSNILLNPGRVYIADFGIAKDVGERDHTMTRGPAGTPKWRAPELNQVQCDWSMQAAEVYSLGLVLLNIATVIHGGDLADFDEIIADLTLRGRDDKINAYLPRLERLALATQEVQDVNAFTFAPKHTLHLVSQMLHLDAERRPSIFQVDAELIDLGGVEQVYHSHCCKKSARFVTDRINTKIRALVDERDRLKADHMNMAKRLEVLEAKDDTYESRILKERNAQAENVARLQDLLKKEQSECKRLTAQLAEFQQTYKRQPRPTLPRPASDPAHGGLMMRMRPRTHPIPNDPAAPLSPPVKTQTKLAAPTAVPGSKLTYSQTAAGAVSSKPASPHLVAAAVPKEMSPHLLPRRDSLNPTMIPRRDSMNRLANTPLPGAATPGSPNPDLAGYTLRSRNSGSRLPQPVNPATPIRAGTPILNRDPSSTDSTTYSMNSSVFSRLESSKHSLAETSAAGTPAIGTPALNQERKNSHTAESYEHVDHGGSEEDQTVEMRYGLGITGMVRRESVSTRRNSILDSASVASSNIAATASMGSPHPSSSALSSPRAAHAHLEGHRSSMFKVPSMPTHQSWADIARKERR